The Natronoarchaeum mannanilyticum genome includes the window TCCCCGTCACCGATCCGATCGTGTAGTTGCGCATGCTGCCGTGGTTGGCGCGGCCGGCGGTTATAGCTGGTCATCGCGCCGGAATCTCGCCGGCCGATCGGCCGCCACGATCGTCGGCGGGCTGCCGACACGCGACCGTCCAGATCACGCTCAATCGCGGCTGACATGTGCGATTTGCGTCACCACGACTAAATACCGAGCGAGAATACCCTACTACATGAGTGATCTCGGCAAGATCGATCGCGAGTTCTTCGACGAGTACGTGTACCCGAACCTCGGCGCCGAGCGCGACGACGTGACGCTCGGCCCGCAACACGGCGTCGACTTCGGGGTGGTCGACGTGGGCGAGAAAGTCGCCGCGATGGCGACCGATCCGGTGTTCGTGATGCCGTCGCTCGGCTTCGAGCGGGCGGCGTGGTTCGCCGTTCACATCCTGCTTTCCGACGTCGCCGTCTCCGGACTCGCCCCGACGCACCTCAGCGTCGACCTGAACATGCCCGCCGAGATCACCGACGAGCAGTTCGCGACGCTCTGGGAGACGTTCGACCGCGAGGCCACGGAGTTCGGCGTCAGCATCGTCACGGGCCACACCGGCCGGTACGCCGGCTGCAACTATCCGATGATCGGCGGCGGGACGGCGATATCGGTCGGCGATCCCGACGACCTGGTACGCCCCGACGGGGCGCGGCCGGGCGACAAAATCGTCGTCACGAAGGGGCCCGCCATCGAGGCGACCGGCCTGATGTCGATCCAGTTCGAGTCGCTGATGCGGGGCGACCTCGACGACGGGACGATCGCGGACGCGAAGGACCGCTTCTACGACATGAGCCCGATCAGGGACGCGCTGACCGCCGCGGCGGCCGGCCCGGTCAGCGCGATGCACGACGCGACCGAGGGCGGCGTCCACGGCGGCCTCTACGAGATGGCCCGCGCCGCGGGCGTCGGCATCGAGATCGAGCGCGACCGCATCCCGATCCAGCCCGGCGTGCTGGACGCCTGCGAGTACTTCGGCATCGATCCGTGGGTCTCGATCAGCGAGGGGACGCTGCTGGCTGCGGTCGCCCCCGCCGGCGTCGACGACGTGCTCGACGCGCTGGAGTCCGAAGGGATCCCCGCCGCCGAGGTCGGCGAGGTCGCCGACGGATCGGGTCTCACGGTCGACGGCGAGCGCGTCGACCACCCCGGTCAGGATCCGTTCTGGGGCGCCTTCGAGGAACACATGGAGAAGCTACAGGCCGAGGAGTGACCGAACGTCCGGATCGAGATTCCATCACCGATTTGTATTCTCCGATAATACTAACGAGTATGAGACGACCTGCACCCGACGATCGGCCCGTCGCGCTGACGATCGCGGGCAGCGATTCGGGCGGCGGCGCGGGGATCCAGGCCGACCTGAAGACGATGGAGGCCCACGGCGTCTTCGGCACGAGCGCGATCACCGCCGCGACCGCACAGAACACGACCGGCGTGTACGGCTCGCACGTCTTGCCCGTCGAGGAGATCGAGGGCCAGATCGACGCCGTCGTCGAGGACTTCGACGTCGGCGGAATCAAGACCGGGATGCTGGCGACGGCGCCGGTCATCGAACTGGTCGCGGAGAAAGTCGCCGCGAGCGACGCCCCCGCGGCGGTCGATCCGGTGATGGTCGCGACCTCCGGCGATCGGCTGCTCGATCCCGACGCCGAGGACGCCTACGAGGACCTGATCGCCGAGAGCGCCGTCGTGACGCCCAACGCCGACGAGGCCGAGGTGCTGACCGGCGAAGAACTCGAAACGACCGCGGACGCCCGGGCGGCCGGCGAGACGCTCGTGAAACTGGGCGCCGACGCCGCGCTCGTCAAGGGCGGTCACCTCGACGCCGAGGGGGAGGCTCGTGACGCCGTCGTCGACGTGCTGGTCACCGACGACGGCGCCGAGCGCTTCGAGCACCCGCGGATCGACACCGACGCCACGCACGGCTCGGGCTGTACGCTCTCCAGCGCGATCGCCGCCCGGCTCGCCCGCGGTGAGCCGCTCCGCGACGCCGTCGCCGGCGGCGTTCGGTTCATGGAACGAGCGGTCCGCTACCACTACGACGTCGGCGAGGGACCGGGCGCGGTCAACCACGGCGCCGTCCGAACCGAACTCGCCGAGCGCGCCGGGACCGTCGAGGCGGTCGAAGCCGTCCTCGACCGGATCGCGGACGCCGACGCTCGAATGCTGGCGGGCGACGGCGGGCTCCAGCTCGTCGGCGCGACGCCGTACGCCGAACGCCCCGCGGAGGTCGCAGCGGTGGAAGGCGGCGTCGGCGCGACGCGGACGGGACTGCGGGCGAACCGCGGCGTCCGCTTCGGCGTCGCGCCGCGGGCGGCCGAGGTGGTGCTCGGCGCCCGCGAGGTCGATCCCGCCGTCCAGTTCGGGGCGACGATCCGGGCGACGGATGCGGTCGACGCGGTCGAATCCCTCGGCTGGCGGTCGGTCGTGTACGGGCCCCCGGCGGCGAGGGCGACGGGCGAGAACCAACTGCGCGACGCGGTCGAGGACGTGATCGCCGGAGTTGACGAGACGCCGCGCGTGCTCGTCGGCGAGCGCGAGCACTCGGTCGCCGTGCTGGCGACGGAGCACGATCGACTGGCAGAACGCCTCCTCGCGCTGGCCGACGCGATCGAGAGCGGCGACTGACGGCGGTCGGCAGTCAAACGTCTCCTACCCGGGTCGAAAAAAGCGCCGCGCCGTCAGTTCTCGTCGTCGCGATTCTCGGGGTCCGACTGGACGAACGAGAACATGTCGTCCGAATCGTCCTCGTCGGCGTCGTCTTCGTCAGCGTCGGCTCCCTCGTCCGCCTCGGCGTCGTCCGCGTCTGCGTCGTCGCCGGCGTCGTCGGGCGCGCCGAGCGTTATCGAGTCCGACTGGTCGTCGCCGGAGCCCTGATCGGCAAGCGGGTCGGTCGTTCCGTCGTCGCCGTCCTCGGCGGTGACGTCACCGGAGAGCGGATCCGGCGTCGAATCGCCCGCATCGTCAGCGAGCGGGTCCGCCGTCTCGTCCTCTCCGCCCCCGACGGTTCCGTCGTCGGCGAGCGGATCGGACGCACCGTCGTCGGCGAACGCGTCCTCGGCCTGTTCGTCCGAAGTCGCACCGTCGTCCGCGGAGCTGCCGAGCGGCCCCTCGTCGTCGAACATGTCGTCGGGATCGACTCTGTCGGCGGCCGCGGCCGAGTCGGTCGCGGCGTCGTCAGCGTCCGCAGCCGGATCGGAGTCGTTCGACGACTCGGCGTCGCTCGCGGCGGATCCGCCGAGCGGAGTGGCGTCGGGCTGCTCCTCCTCGGAGGCATCCGCCGCCGTCTGTTCGACCTGCTCGTCGGCAGTCTCGGTGCGCTCGCCGAAGCCGCCGGTCGCCGACTCGGTTCCGGCGTCCGTCGACTGCTCGGTGCGGTTGAGCGTCGCCGGGTCGGAGTCGCCGGCGTCGACCGGGGTGGCGTCCGGCACGTCACCGGCGTCCGCATCGTCGGCGTCTGTCCGGAGCGCGTCGGCGCCGAGCGTGTCCGAATCGGCGGACTCGGCGTCCCCGAGCGGTTCCGGCTCCTCGGTCGGTGCGCCCCCGGCTGCGTCGTGCCGCGGCGACGCCGCGTCGGGAGCGCTCGAGGTGTCGTCGTCCGCATCCTCAGCGAGCGGGTCGTCGAAGCCGTTCCCGTGGTCAGCCGGCTCGTCGGCGGCGTCGTTCGTCACGCCATCGTCTGCCGCCGGTGCGGCGGTCTCGTCGGTCTGCTCGCGCACGTCCGCGGCGAGTTCCTCGGCGGAGGGCAGCGCACTGTCCTCGCCGTCGGGGAGCTCGGAGGGACCGGGGTCGCGGTCGGCGTCGGTGTCGAAGCGGTCGAGCGCCTCGGAGAGCTGGGACGCCTGGTTGGCCAGGTCGGAGGCCGACCGGGAGACCTCGGTGAGCGCCGTGGTCTGTTCCTCGGCGGCGGCGGCGACGTTCTCGGCCTCGGCGGTCGTCTCCTCGCTGATCGTCGCGGCCTCGTCGACCATCGCGACGACCTGCTGGGTCGAGGCGGCCTGCTCTTCGGTCGCTGCAGAGATTTCCTGAACGCCAGTGTTGGTCTCCTGAGCGTAGCCGGCGATCTCCTCGAGCGCGTCCGCGGCCTGGCGCACGGAGTCGGTGTGCTGGGAGACCTCGTTGGAGGTCTTGCGGACCTCCTCGGCGGTGGTGTCGGTCTGGGCCTTGATCTGCTCGAGCCGATCCTCGATGTCCTCGGCGGCGTCTTTGGTGTCGGCGGCGAGTTCCTTGACCTCCTCGGCGACGACGGCGAACCCTTCGCCGGATTCGCCGGAGCGGGAGGCCTCGATGTTGGCGTTGAGCGCGAGCATGTTGGTCTGCTCGGCGACCTCGGTGATGAACTCCAGGAGCTCGTCGATCTGGGCGACCTCCTCCTGCAGTTGCTCGATCTCCGCGACCGCTTCCTCGCTCTCGGCTTCGATCGAGTTCATCCCCTCGATCGCCTGCTGGGCCGCCTCGCGGCCCTCGCGGCCGGTGTTCGCGGTCTGCTCGGCGATGTCCGCGACCTCGTTCGACGAGGAGGCGATCTCCTCGATCGTAGTCGAGAGGCCTGACATCTCCTGGCTGACCGACTGGAGCGAGTCGTTCTGGCGCTCGGCGCCGTCCGAAATCTCCTGGATCGACTCGGTCACCTGCTCGCTGGCCGAGCGCACCTCCTCGCTGGA containing:
- a CDS encoding AIR synthase family protein, with the translated sequence MSDLGKIDREFFDEYVYPNLGAERDDVTLGPQHGVDFGVVDVGEKVAAMATDPVFVMPSLGFERAAWFAVHILLSDVAVSGLAPTHLSVDLNMPAEITDEQFATLWETFDREATEFGVSIVTGHTGRYAGCNYPMIGGGTAISVGDPDDLVRPDGARPGDKIVVTKGPAIEATGLMSIQFESLMRGDLDDGTIADAKDRFYDMSPIRDALTAAAAGPVSAMHDATEGGVHGGLYEMARAAGVGIEIERDRIPIQPGVLDACEYFGIDPWVSISEGTLLAAVAPAGVDDVLDALESEGIPAAEVGEVADGSGLTVDGERVDHPGQDPFWGAFEEHMEKLQAEE
- the thiD gene encoding bifunctional hydroxymethylpyrimidine kinase/phosphomethylpyrimidine kinase; protein product: MRRPAPDDRPVALTIAGSDSGGGAGIQADLKTMEAHGVFGTSAITAATAQNTTGVYGSHVLPVEEIEGQIDAVVEDFDVGGIKTGMLATAPVIELVAEKVAASDAPAAVDPVMVATSGDRLLDPDAEDAYEDLIAESAVVTPNADEAEVLTGEELETTADARAAGETLVKLGADAALVKGGHLDAEGEARDAVVDVLVTDDGAERFEHPRIDTDATHGSGCTLSSAIAARLARGEPLRDAVAGGVRFMERAVRYHYDVGEGPGAVNHGAVRTELAERAGTVEAVEAVLDRIADADARMLAGDGGLQLVGATPYAERPAEVAAVEGGVGATRTGLRANRGVRFGVAPRAAEVVLGAREVDPAVQFGATIRATDAVDAVESLGWRSVVYGPPAARATGENQLRDAVEDVIAGVDETPRVLVGEREHSVAVLATEHDRLAERLLALADAIESGD
- a CDS encoding methyl-accepting chemotaxis protein encodes the protein MLDPLKRLVPNRIRRSYAAKFAIVVIIIGLSIGLIGGAATALITDDIEQNVNSDHEATALGDAESAYKWQSDKVNSLSVLSRQDILTESTSGSNVNDYLSGYTGQRNDQTSYISSIHLVEQDTGYVRNSSNPVFRGQTLSTDNHPWIEDTELSTGDTHITDPYETERGSADYKLIAFVKPVQDQEDLAVVMTYNTQNVGETILSGTSYDRSFTTVVDGDGNIIMHDSGELIGESYPTDSDAFRTAQDAQYGNPISIQSQSTDLLEEDHIVGISPTSSDTRTSEEDWYVMVHTPTSEAFGFVSSVRQYGVGATIGGVLLIGLLGALLGRNTSVAIDRLTSKTEEMESGNLDVDFETQRIDNIGRLYDGFANMRDALREQIREAQQAREEAEQARAETEQMNEHLETKADDYQTVMESAAEGDLTARMDPESDNESMAQIGRTFNDMLGEIEATTEQLKNFAAEVATASEQVTASSEEVRSASEQVTESIQEISDGAERQNDSLQSVSQEMSGLSTTIEEIASSSNEVADIAEQTANTGREGREAAQQAIEGMNSIEAESEEAVAEIEQLQEEVAQIDELLEFITEVAEQTNMLALNANIEASRSGESGEGFAVVAEEVKELAADTKDAAEDIEDRLEQIKAQTDTTAEEVRKTSNEVSQHTDSVRQAADALEEIAGYAQETNTGVQEISAATEEQAASTQQVVAMVDEAATISEETTAEAENVAAAAEEQTTALTEVSRSASDLANQASQLSEALDRFDTDADRDPGPSELPDGEDSALPSAEELAADVREQTDETAAPAADDGVTNDAADEPADHGNGFDDPLAEDADDDTSSAPDAASPRHDAAGGAPTEEPEPLGDAESADSDTLGADALRTDADDADAGDVPDATPVDAGDSDPATLNRTEQSTDAGTESATGGFGERTETADEQVEQTAADASEEEQPDATPLGGSAASDAESSNDSDPAADADDAATDSAAAADRVDPDDMFDDEGPLGSSADDGATSDEQAEDAFADDGASDPLADDGTVGGGEDETADPLADDAGDSTPDPLSGDVTAEDGDDGTTDPLADQGSGDDQSDSITLGAPDDAGDDADADDAEADEGADADEDDADEDDSDDMFSFVQSDPENRDDEN